The following are encoded together in the Phaseolus vulgaris cultivar G19833 chromosome 9, P. vulgaris v2.0, whole genome shotgun sequence genome:
- the LOC137820310 gene encoding G-type lectin S-receptor-like serine/threonine-protein kinase SD2-5, with protein MGKHRSFLHIVGTVLLLCKFCFAANQYTGRVLPGGIKGSQMNWIDRNGVFLVSNEGQFSFGFVTTANDTTLFLLSIAHLATSRVVWSANRAVPVANSDNFVFDDKGNAFLQKDGTVVWSTNTSGKGVSSMELRDTGNLVLLGSDNSTVIWQSFGVPTDTLLPTQEFTEGMKLVSDPSKNNLTHILEIKSGVVVLSASFGTPQPYWTMQTDSRRIINTGGDEVASANISKNSWRFYDKSKSLLWQFIFSSGPDSNATWIAVLGSDGFITFSTLGSGASNAASEKIPEDPCGIPEPCEAYSICTAKRCSCPSVIPNCKTGFDSPCGGDSEKSIQLVKADDGLDYFALQFLQPFSKTDLAGCQTSCSGNCSCVAMFFHRSSGNCFLLDSVGSFEKPDSDPGYVSYIKVSSEGGSGSGSGGGGSGNKHTIVVVIIVMITLFVIGGLVFWGVRYQRRKQRLPESPTDGSEEANFLENLTGMPIRYSYKDLETATNNFSVKLGQGGFGSVYKGVLPDGTQIAVKKLESIGQGKKEFRAEVSIIGSIHHLHLVRLKGFCADGTHRLLAYEYMPNGSLDKWIFKKKKGEFLLDWDTRFNIALGTAKGLAYLHEDCDSKIVHCDIKPENVLLDEHFMAKVSDFGLAKLMNREQSHVFTTLRGTRGYLAPEWITNYAISEKSDVYSYGMVLLEIIGGRKNYDANESSEKSHFPTFAFKMMEEGKLRDIFDSELRIDENDDRFQCAIKVALWCIQEDMSMRPSMSRVVQMLEGLSTVPNPPITSFLGSRLYATVFKSSSEGATSSAPSDGNSDAYLSAVRLSGPR; from the coding sequence ATGGGAAAGCATCGGTCTTTCTTGCATATTGTGGGCACCGTTCTCCTTTTGTGCAAATTTTGTTTTGCTGCGAATCAATATACTGGAAGGGTCTTACCCGGAGGAATAAAGGGTTCTCAAATGAATTGGATTGACAGAAATGGTGTATTCCTCGTATCAAACGAGGGGCAATTTTCCTTTGGCTTTGTCACCACAGCGAATGACACCACCTTGTTTCTACTTTCAATCGCCCACCTGGCTACTTCCAGGGTCGTTTGGTCTGCTAACAGAGCAGTTCCTGTTGCTAATTCCGACAATTTTGTGTTTGATGACAAGGGCAACGCCTTCTTGCAGAAAGATGGAACCGTGGTCTGGTCTACGAACACAAGCGGCAAAGGGGTTTCTTCAATGGAATTGCGTGACACTGGGAATTTGGTTTTGCTTGGGAGTGATAATAGTACAGTGATTTGGCAAAGTTTCGGCGTTCCAACAGATACTTTGTTGCCAACTCAGGAATTCACAGAGGGAATGAAACTCGTCAGTGATCCTAGCAAAAACAACTTGACCCATATTCTTGAGATCAAGTCTGGTGTTGTTGTTCTCTCCGCAAGCTTTGGAACTCCGCAGCCTTATTGGACCATGCAGACGGACAGCCGCAGAATCATCAACACGGGCGGCGATGAAGTGGCTTCGGCAAACATTAGTAAAAACTCATGGAGGTTCTATGACAAGAGCAAATCTCTGTTGTGGCAGTTCATTTTCTCTTCAGGTCCAGACTCAAATGCGACTTGGATTGCTGTTTTGGGGAGTGATGGCTTCATCACCTTCTCTACCCTCGGCAGTGGAGCGTCAAATGCTGCTTCTGAAAAAATTCCCGAAGATCCTTGCGGTATTCCAGAACCCTGTGAGGCATACTCCATATGCACAGCTAAAAGGTGTAGCTGCCCTTCTGTTATTCCTAATTGCAAAACTGGTTTTGACTCTCCTTGCGGTGGTGACTCAGAAAAATCCATTCAGTTGGTTAAAGCTGATGATGGACTCGATTACTTTGCGCTTCAATTCCTTCAACCGTTTTCCAAAACCGATTTGGCTGGTTGCCAAACATCTTGCAGTGGAAACTGTTCCTGCGTTGCTATGTTCTTCCACAGAAGTTCGGGAAATTGTTTCTTGTTGGACAGTGTAGGAAGCTTTGAGAAACCTGATTCTGATCCTGGTTATGTTTCTTATATCAAGGTCTCGAGTGAAGGAGGTTCTGGCTCGGGTTCTGGGGGCGGCGGAAGTGGCAATAAGCACACCATAGTTGTTGTGATCATTGTCATGATAACCTTGTTTGTCATTGGCGGTCTGGTCTTTTGGGGAGTTAGATACCAAAGAAGAAAGCAAAGGCTGCCCGAGTCTCCTACAGATGGTTCAGAAGAGGCCAATTTCTTGGAGAATTTAACCGGTATGCCAATCCGTTACAGCTACAAGGACCTTGAAACTGCCACTAATAACTTTTCTGTGAAGCTTGGGCAAGGGGGTTTTGGGTCAGTGTATAAGGGAGTTCTACCAGACGGAACTCAAATAGCAGTGAAGAAATTGGAGAGCATTGGACAAGGAAAGAAAGAGTTCAGGGCTGAAGTTAGCATCATTGGCAGCATTCATCACCTCCATTTGGTTAGGCTCAAGGGATTCTGTGCTGATGGAACTCACAGGCTTCTTGCCTATGAGTACATGCCGAATGGCTCCTTGGATAAATGgatattcaagaaaaaaaaaggtgagTTTCTGTTGGATTGGGATACCAGGTTCAATATAGCTCTGGGAACAGCAAAAGGGCTTGCTTATCTGCACGAAGATTGTGACTCCAAGATTGTTCATTGTGACATCAAACCAGAAAATGTTCTGCTGGATGAACACTTCATGGCCAAGGTTTCGGATTTTGGGCTGGCTAAGCTCATGAACCGAGAACAAAGCCATGTTTTCACAACACTGAGGGGCACCAGGGGCTATCTTGCGCCGGAGTGGATAACAAACTACGCTATATCAGAGAAAAGCGATGTTTACAGCTATGGGATGGTGCTGTTGGAGATCATCGGGGGAAGGAAAAACTATGATGCAAATGAGTCTTCAGAGAAATCCCATTTCCCAACTTTTGCTTTCAAAATGATGGAAGAAGGGAAGCTGAGGGATATTTTTGACTCAGAGTTGAGAATTGACGAGAACGATGACAGGTTTCAATGTGCTATCAAAGTTGCATTGTGGTGCATACAAGAAGACATGTCAATGAGGCCATCTATGAGTAGAGTTGTACAAATGTTGGAGGGTCTTTCTACTGTTCCTAACCCACCAATCACTTCTTTCTTGGGTTCTCGCCTTTATGCCACTGTCTTCAAATCCTCCAGTGAAGGGGCCACCTCTTCTGCTCCCTCCGACGGTAACAGTGATGCTTACCTCTCTGCTGTTCGTCTTTCAGGGCCTAGATAA
- the LOC137820311 gene encoding putative L-ascorbate peroxidase 6 isoform X2 has protein sequence MRLGVSKHVVRCSIGTVSGDSKTHFPAKSQRSSFSTVKFRSDNGSSAVSSSSRRELICIVTWPCLLPLVGCLPANALQAGAKEYLLIKEEVRKVLSKGKAAGVLRLVFHDAGTFDIDDNTGGMNGSLVYELERPENAGLKRSVKVLQKAKTQIDAIQPVSWADMIAVAGAEAVEICGGPPIQVSLGRLDALVPDPEGRLPEESLNASALKKCFQSKGLSTQELVALSGAHTIGSKGFGSPNSFDNSYYKILLEKPWTSSGGMSSMIGLPSDHALVEDDECLRWIKKYADSENLFFEDFKNAYVKLVNSGARWKNM, from the exons ATGAGATTAGGTGTGAGTAAGCATGTTGTGCGGTGCTCAATCGGCACCGTTTCAGGCGACTCCAAAACCCATTTTCCCGCCAAATCCCAACGTTCATCTTTCTCAACTGTCAAGTTCCGCTCCGACAATGGTTCGTCAG CGGTTTCTAGTAGCAGCAGGAGAGAGCTGATCTGCATAGTCACGTGGCCATGTCTTCTTCCTCTCGTAGGTTGTCTCCCAGCCAACGCCTTGCA AGCAGGTGCaaaggaatatcttctcattAAAGAAGAGGTGAGGAAGGTGTTGTCTAAGGGAAAGGCAGCTGGGGTGCTTCGATTGGTTTTCCACGATGCTGGAACCTTTGACATCGATGACAACACAG GTGGAATGAATGGTTCTTTAGTCTATGAACTTGAAAGACCCGAAAATGCTGGCCTGAAGAGATCAGTAAAG GTTCTGCAAAAAGCAAAGACTCAGATAGATGCTATCCAACCAG TATCTTGGGCGGACATGATTGCTGTGGCTGGAGCTGAAGCAGTTGAAATATGTGGAGGTCCACCTATCCAAGTTTCACTGGGCAGGCTAGATGCACT GGTGCCTGATCCAGAAGGGCGACTCCCTGAGGAATCTCTTAATGCTTCTGCTTTGAAGAAATGTTTCCAGAGCAAAGGCTTATC AACACAAGAACTAGTGGCATTGTCCGGGGCACACACTATTGGAAGCAAAGGTTTTGGAAGCCCAAATTCTTTTGATAATTCATATTATAAGATCCTTTTGGAGAAGCCATGGACGTCTTCAG GTGGTATGTCGAGTATGATTGGCCTTCCTTCAGATCACGCCCTTGTTGAGGATGATGAATGCTTAAG ATGGATTAAAAAATACGCCGACAGTGAGAATCTGTTCTTTGAAGATTTCAAAAATGCGTACGTCAAGCTGGTGAATTCTGGTGCTAGGTGGAAAAACATGTAA
- the LOC137820311 gene encoding putative L-ascorbate peroxidase 6 isoform X1: protein MRLGVSKHVVRCSIGTVSGDSKTHFPAKSQRSSFSTVKFRSDNGSSDLAVSSSSRRELICIVTWPCLLPLVGCLPANALQAGAKEYLLIKEEVRKVLSKGKAAGVLRLVFHDAGTFDIDDNTGGMNGSLVYELERPENAGLKRSVKVLQKAKTQIDAIQPVSWADMIAVAGAEAVEICGGPPIQVSLGRLDALVPDPEGRLPEESLNASALKKCFQSKGLSTQELVALSGAHTIGSKGFGSPNSFDNSYYKILLEKPWTSSGGMSSMIGLPSDHALVEDDECLRWIKKYADSENLFFEDFKNAYVKLVNSGARWKNM from the exons ATGAGATTAGGTGTGAGTAAGCATGTTGTGCGGTGCTCAATCGGCACCGTTTCAGGCGACTCCAAAACCCATTTTCCCGCCAAATCCCAACGTTCATCTTTCTCAACTGTCAAGTTCCGCTCCGACAATGGTTCGTCAG ATTTAGCGGTTTCTAGTAGCAGCAGGAGAGAGCTGATCTGCATAGTCACGTGGCCATGTCTTCTTCCTCTCGTAGGTTGTCTCCCAGCCAACGCCTTGCA AGCAGGTGCaaaggaatatcttctcattAAAGAAGAGGTGAGGAAGGTGTTGTCTAAGGGAAAGGCAGCTGGGGTGCTTCGATTGGTTTTCCACGATGCTGGAACCTTTGACATCGATGACAACACAG GTGGAATGAATGGTTCTTTAGTCTATGAACTTGAAAGACCCGAAAATGCTGGCCTGAAGAGATCAGTAAAG GTTCTGCAAAAAGCAAAGACTCAGATAGATGCTATCCAACCAG TATCTTGGGCGGACATGATTGCTGTGGCTGGAGCTGAAGCAGTTGAAATATGTGGAGGTCCACCTATCCAAGTTTCACTGGGCAGGCTAGATGCACT GGTGCCTGATCCAGAAGGGCGACTCCCTGAGGAATCTCTTAATGCTTCTGCTTTGAAGAAATGTTTCCAGAGCAAAGGCTTATC AACACAAGAACTAGTGGCATTGTCCGGGGCACACACTATTGGAAGCAAAGGTTTTGGAAGCCCAAATTCTTTTGATAATTCATATTATAAGATCCTTTTGGAGAAGCCATGGACGTCTTCAG GTGGTATGTCGAGTATGATTGGCCTTCCTTCAGATCACGCCCTTGTTGAGGATGATGAATGCTTAAG ATGGATTAAAAAATACGCCGACAGTGAGAATCTGTTCTTTGAAGATTTCAAAAATGCGTACGTCAAGCTGGTGAATTCTGGTGCTAGGTGGAAAAACATGTAA